The Geotrypetes seraphini chromosome 6, aGeoSer1.1, whole genome shotgun sequence genome includes a window with the following:
- the LOC117362986 gene encoding transmembrane protein 217-like: MRSYFATGCCGMNPRTGSQMAGIYMIIVCFMQMVFNRGNLRDARQRLNQISEHEEEKWVLSLIPSLYYLVYFLLTIALFMCCFLLLSIYRQSYRGLLMYIGWIFIYETINTVLLTVTEAHMQMHDLHVRSIEWFGYSVRLALHCFWLTYIVSYALELVKIRRLSHLSRTRQKIFVGQKPTTLPSIVHPLESR; encoded by the exons ATGAGGAGCTACTTTGCCACTGGCTGCTGTGGGATGAACCCCAGGACCGGATCCCAAATGGCAGGAATCTATATGATTATAGTGTGCTTCATGCAGATGGTATTCAACCGGGGCAACCTTCGGGATGCCAGACAGAGGCTAAACCAAATATCAGAGCATGAAGAAGAGAAATGGGTGCTGAGCCTTATTCCATCATTGTACTACCTCGTCTATTTCCTGCTTACCATCGCCTTATTCATGTGCTGCTTCCTGCTTTTATCCATCTACCGTCAGTCATATCGGGGCTTGCTCATGTACATTGGCTGGATCTTCATCTACGAGACTATCAACACTGTACTGCTGACAGTAACTGAGGCACATATGCAGATGCATGACTTGCATGTGAGGTCAATAGAATGGTTTGGGTACAGTGTCCGACTAGCACTGCACTGTTTCTGGTTGACCTACATTGTCTCGTATGCTTTGGAACTGGTCAAGATTCGGAGATTGAGCCATTTGAGCCGGACCAGACAAAAG atatttgtgGGCCAGAAACCCACAACTTTGCCCAGTATTGTGCATCCACTGGAGTCACGTTGA